Proteins encoded together in one Schistocerca americana isolate TAMUIC-IGC-003095 chromosome 8, iqSchAmer2.1, whole genome shotgun sequence window:
- the LOC124545164 gene encoding protein lethal(2)essential for life-like: MSLLPLIFGEIEYPSPRISPRYSRNLLLDALSQLEAAQKDLGAAQYYGDDGLKVNLDVQQFKPDEVTVKVVDKFVVVEAKHEERQDQHGYISRSFTRRYLIPEDADADKIASTLSSDGVLSIVAPKKRPLPMPDANERIVPIVRSSAPAVKQVSEPSKVEQEGAAATEDTSSK, from the exons ATGTCGTTGCTGCCACTGATTTTTGGTGAAATAGAGTATCCGAGCCCGAGGATTAGCCCTCGGTATTCTCGTAACTTGCTCCTCGATGCTCTGAGTCAGTTGGAAGCTGCACAGAAAGACCTTGGCGCAGCCCAGTACTACGGAGATGATGGCTTAAAG GTGAATCTCGATGTGcaacaattcaaaccagatgaagttACTGTAAAGGTCGTTGACAAATTTGTCGTCGTAGAAGCTAAACACGAGGAGAGACAGGACCAGCATGGATACATTTCTCGTAGTTTCACTCGTCGTTATTTAATACCGGAAGACGCCGATGCAGATAAAATAGCATCGACATTGTCTTCGGACGGCGTACTTAGCATTGTTGCACCGAAGAAA AGGCCATTGCCCATGCCGGACGCCAATGAGAGGATTGTACCAATAGTTAGATCATCTGCACCAGCGGTAAAACAGGTTTCGGAACCTTCAAAAGTTGAGCAGGAGGGAGCAGCTGCAACAGAGGATACATCATCCAAGTAA